One Bombus pyrosoma isolate SC7728 linkage group LG9, ASM1482585v1, whole genome shotgun sequence genomic window carries:
- the LOC122570810 gene encoding venom protease-like produces the protein MFLSSVFIVLLYSICTLSVTDQTQHVFSEMYSINLINCPNDKRCTFVENCPAILNLMNHNLLPIHRFRQAICGYESIKPKVCCDVDSNMVNSFFTQKDGTSFTRSNLIPECGRSFVHGDVNSIGMYPFVARIGFKSNTGQIKYPCNGVILNQRTILTTASCALAKSSIYQLDSVLVGEFNTDTDPDCNTQKINISYVIKHPNYRSDTFANNIAMLRLKESIQYTVTAQPVCLLPRDGYVNVGMNPILVGWGKLASQKVNTCKQQLLKMRIVSTEECMNYYNQGSTVELCTIGDEEPCSGYNGSPLLFKYGDTYFLLGILSYGSDCSMINNFPSVFVNIQKYTRWILENC, from the exons ATGTTCCTTTCGTCAGTTTTTAttgttcttctttattctATCTGTACATTAAGTGTCACCGATCAGACACAACACGTTTTCAGCGAAATGTATtcgattaatttgattaattgtCCGAACGATAAAAGGTGTACATTTGTCGAGAATTGTCCCGctattttgaatttaatgaATCACAATCTACTGCCGATTCACAG ATTTCGACAAGCGATTTGTGGCTACGAGAGCATAAAACCGAAAGTGTGCTGCGACGTCGATAGCAATATGGTGAACTCATTTTTTACTCAAAAGGATGGTACATCTTTTACGAGATCGAATCTAATTCCAGAATGTGGCAGGAGCTTCGTTCATGGTGATGTTAACTCTATAGGAATGTACCCTTTTGTTGCTAGAATTGGATTTAAAA GTAACACAGGTCAAATAAAGTATCCTTGTAACGGTGTAATTTTGAATCAGCGTACGATATTAACTACTGCCAGTTGCGCACTTGCAAAGTCTAGTATTTATCAATT gGATTCTGTGCTTGTTGGTGAGTTTAATACTGATACTGATCCTGATTGCAATAcacagaaaattaatatatcgtaCGTGATAAAACATCCCAACTATCGATCTGATACTTTTGCGAATAATATAGCGATGTTACGTTTAAAAGAATCAATACAATATACgg taaCGGCGCAACCTGTGTGTCTCTTACCAAGAGATGGATATGTAAATGTAGGAATGAATCCTATTCTTGTCGGATGGGGTAAGCTGGCAAGCCAGAAAG tgAACACTTGTAAGCAACAATTGCTGAAAATGAGGATTGTGTCAACCGAAGAATGCATGAATTATTATAACCAAGGATCAACTGTCGAATTGTGCACAATAGGGGATGAAGAGCCATGTTCAGGATACAATGGAAGTCcccttttatttaaatatggcgatacatattttttg tTAGGCATTTTATCGTACGGTTCTGACTGCAGCATGATCAACAACTTCCCCTCAGTCTTCGtgaatatacagaaatatacaaGATGGATTCTAGAAAATTGTTGA
- the LOC122570815 gene encoding protein lin-52 homolog isoform X1, translating into MNIMTTEDPTDQSDLICVEESLMSLEKLDRASPDLWPEQIPGVNEFVAQNSPQTEPSSWAAGLTPDDINQLHQLGNLSMGGLISEVKKLHDMAYQLGLEEAKEMTRGKYLNIFKHK; encoded by the exons ATGAACATAATGACTACAGAAGATCCAACGGACCAGTcag acCTAATTTGCGTAGAAGAAAGCCTTATGAGTTTAGAGAAACTAGATAGAGCATCGCCTGACCTATGGCCTGAGCAAA TTCCAGGTGTAAATGAATTCGTAGCACAAAATTCACCTCAAACAGAACCGTCATCTTGGGCTGCTGGTCTCACGCCTGATGACATAAATCAATTACATC AACTCGGAAATTTATCAATGGGTGGTTTAATATCTGAAGTGAAAAAGTTACATGATATGGCATATCAATTGGGATTGGAAGAGGCGAAGGAGATGACCCGTGGAAAATACTTGAACATTTTCAAGCATAAATAA
- the LOC122570815 gene encoding protein lin-52 homolog isoform X2 — protein sequence MNIMTTEDPTDQSDLICVEESLMSLEKLDRASPDLWPEQSVNEFVAQNSPQTEPSSWAAGLTPDDINQLHQLGNLSMGGLISEVKKLHDMAYQLGLEEAKEMTRGKYLNIFKHK from the exons ATGAACATAATGACTACAGAAGATCCAACGGACCAGTcag acCTAATTTGCGTAGAAGAAAGCCTTATGAGTTTAGAGAAACTAGATAGAGCATCGCCTGACCTATGGCCTGAGCAAA GTGTAAATGAATTCGTAGCACAAAATTCACCTCAAACAGAACCGTCATCTTGGGCTGCTGGTCTCACGCCTGATGACATAAATCAATTACATC AACTCGGAAATTTATCAATGGGTGGTTTAATATCTGAAGTGAAAAAGTTACATGATATGGCATATCAATTGGGATTGGAAGAGGCGAAGGAGATGACCCGTGGAAAATACTTGAACATTTTCAAGCATAAATAA